The window CAGCACCGCTTCTTTATTACCCAAGGCATCGCGCTCGCCCTGCACGATCAGCGTCCGGGTTTTCAGATCCGCCAGATGCGCGACACGGGGTTTCTCCGGTTTGCCTGCGGCGTAGAACGGGTAACCCAGGCACACCAGCGCATCCGCCTGCAGCTCATCAGCGATCAGGCTGGCCATGCGCCCGCCCATGGATTTGCCACCGATGGCCAGGCATCCAGTGACAAGAGGTCGCACGCTGGCATACACCTGCCGCCAGCACTCCAGCAATTGCGCCTGAGGATTGGGCGGCCGCCGCCGACCATCGACCCGCCGCTGCGCCATATAAGCGAACTCGAAGCGCAGCACGTTGACACCTTGATCAGCCAGGCGCGCAGCCATG of the Paucimonas lemoignei genome contains:
- a CDS encoding esterase; this encodes MSTGQQSGIDGDQWAQLGKLAQDNGWLWNQALSARQGKAATLILAHGAGAPMDSDFMNDMAARLADQGVNVLRFEFAYMAQRRVDGRRRPPNPQAQLLECWRQVYASVRPLVTGCLAIGGKSMGGRMASLIADELQADALVCLGYPFYAAGKPEKPRVAHLADLKTRTLIVQGERDALGNKEAVLAYQLSSVIEMLWIPAGNHDLKPLKSAGISYEECLANTAQQIARLLA